Genomic window (Dictyoglomus thermophilum H-6-12):
AAGGGATTGTAGCCTTTGCAGGTAATATTCCACCCCATCAGTGGGTGGAGGTAAGAGTAGTGTTCCCAAAAAGTTATTTGTCAAATCTTGATCCTTCTAAAGTGGAATTAATACCTAAGGATGGAAAAGCGCTTATTTTAGACGAGGAGCAGAAGTGGCAGAGGGAAGAATTAGCAAGACAAGAGAGAGTAAATCTTTTTATAAAAGTTTTATCAATATTAGCTATTTTATTACTCTTTTTGGGGATATTCTTACCTCTGCGGATATATTTTAAATATGGAAGAGAGCCAAAGGTAGAATATTACAGGGATTATGAACAAGAACCTCCAGCGGATATACCTCCTGCTTGGGTTGAGGCTCTGGTGAATCAATCTTCAAGCCTTTCTGCTAATTCTATAGTGACTTCAACTCTTGAGTTAGCAAGAAGGGGGTATATAAAAATTCAAGAAGAAGAGAAGAAAGGATTATTAGGCGTAAAGTATAAGGAATATAAAATAATAATTCTTGATAAGGAGCTTGAGAATGATCTTTCTGAAGAATTAAGACTCCTTCTTGAGGAGTTAAAGAGTTTTGGCGAAGAGTTTTATATTTCCGAGTTGAAAAAGAAAGATCTTAGGGGATTTAAGAGAAAATTTGATAGGATTGTTAAGAATTATGTGTTTAAGGAGAAAAAATGGATTAACGAAGAAGGCAAGTATAAACTTTATGGGATAATTGCTCTTTGGATTGTAGTTGGAATTTTGTTATTTATGGTATTTTCCTTTTCATCTTTTTTGAAAAATGAGCTTTCTTTCCTTATGGTGTTTTTCTGGTTTATTTTGGTTATAAATATTGTGATCTCTGCAATATTTATTCACCCTGTGCAAAGATACTCTCCAGAAGGGAAACTTTTAGCTCTCCGATGGAAGGCATTTAAGAGATATCTTAAAGATTTTTCTTTATTATCTGAACGTCCTCCTTCATCCTTAGTTTTATGGGAGAGATATTTGGTTTATGCAACAGTGTTTGGAGTAGCGAAGGAAGTTTTGAGGGTGATGCAAATGCTTAATGTGCCTGTAGACCAAATTACTTGGTATGTTCCTGCTTCAACTATCTCTTCTATGAATATAGCAGAATCTATTCAGAGTTTTAGTTCGTCTCTTGAAAGTTTTAGTAATGCCTTCACAAGTAGTGTCGCATCTTCTACCTCTTCTGGCTCCTCCTCAGGAGGAGGTGGGGGAGGAGGCGGAGGTGGCGGAGGTGCTGGTTAAAATAAATATCTTAAAGAAAGGGGTGAACTTAATATGTTAGAAAAGTTAAATGATTATTGGAAGGCTTGTTGTTATCTTGCTGCAGGTATGATTTATCTTTGGGATAATCCTCTTTTAAAAGAACCTTTAAAGCCAGAGCATATTAAGGAGAGGCTTCTTGGACATTGGGGAGCTAGTCCTGGACTTTCTTTCGTCTATATTCATGGAAATAGGGTAATAAATAAATATGATTTAAACTGTATATTTATAGCAGGTCCTGGACATGGTGCTCCTGGTGTAATTGCACCAGCCTACTTAGAGGGAACCATAAGTGAGCTTTATTCTCAATTTAGCCAAGATGAAGAAGGAATGAAAAATCTATTTAAGGCATTCTCATTTCCTGGAGGTCTTGGTAGCCATTGTACCCCAGAGCTTCCAGGATCTATTCAAGAAGGTGGAGAACTTGGATATAGTTTAGCTCATGCCTTTGGAGCGGTGTTTGATCATAAAGATCTTATTGCCATAACTGTGGTTGGAGATGGAGAGGCAGAGACAGGACCTCTTGCAACCTGTTGGCATTCTAATAAATTTTTAAATCCCGTAAGAGACGGAGCAGTACTTCCTGTATTACTCCTTAATGGCTATAAGATAAACAATCCTACCATTCTCTCTAGGATAGAAAATGAAGAACTAATAAGTCTTTTTAAAGGTTATGGATATGAGCCTTATATAGTAGAGGGTGAGGAATCTCTTGAAGTACATGAAAAAATGGCCAGTGCTATGGATTCCGCTGTGGAGAAAATTATAAGTATATGGGAGGAAGCAAGGTCAAAAAATAAGCCCTTTAGACCCTATTGGCCTATGATCATATTGAGAACTCCAAAAGGATGGACTGCTCCAAGAAAAGTTGGGAATCATTATGTAGAAGGTTATTGGAGAGCTCATCAGGTACCCTTCTCTGATGCAAAAGAAAACCCTAAGTCTCTTGAAGTCCTTGAAGCATGGCTTAGAAGTTATGAGCCTCAAAAACTTTTTACACCAGAAGGTAAATTGAGAGAGGATCTGAGAGATCTTGCTCCAAAGGGCGAGAAGAGAATGAGTGCTACCCATTATGCTAATGGAGGACTTTTGAGGAGAGAGTTAAAGCTTCCTGATTTGAAAAGCTTCGCAGTTTCAGTTAAAACTCCTATTCAAGATGAAGCAGAGAATACTCGCCCTCTTGGATTGTTTTTAAAAGAGATAATTAGATTGAATCCTGACAATTTTAGGGTTTTTGGTCCTGACGAGACAAAGTCCAATAGACTTGATGCAGTATTTGAATTTGGAAAAGCATGGATGGCAAAAGTACTTCCTGAAGATGAGGATGAAGGATATTTATCTCCTTTTGGGAGAACCATGGAGATGCTCTCAGAGCATACCCTCGAAGGTTGGCTTGAAGGCTATCTTCTTACAGGAAGACATGGATTTTTAAATACCTATGAGGGATTTGCTCCCATTATCTCTTCTATGGTAAACCAATTTGGAAAGTGGTTGGATATATCCTCAGATATTCCATGGAGAGCTCCCATATCTTCTTTAAACCTTCTTCTTACTTCTGTAGTGTGGAGGCAAGATCATAATGGCTTTACCCATCAGGATCCAGGATTTATTACCTCTATTGTAGATAAATGGCCTAATGTGGTGAGGGTATATTTCCCACCCGATGCTAATACACTTCTTTGCACTGCATGGCATTGCTTCCAAACCACCAATAGAATAAACATCATTGTGATAGATAAGCAGAAACATCCCCAATACTTGTCTATAGAAGATGCCTTTAAGCATGCCATGAAAGGTATAGGAATTTGGGACTTTGCAAGCAATCATCCTGAGCATGAACCTGATGTGGTCATAGCAAGCTGTGGAGATATACCTACTAAAGAAGCTATTTATGCTGTGAGAATGCTTAAGAAGTTGTTCCCTGAACTTAAGATAAGATTTGTTAATGTACTCAATCTATTTACTCTTACCCCTAATACAGAGCATCCCGATGGACTCTCTGATAGAGAATTTGATTCCTACTTTACCAAAGATAAGCCTGTAATATTTAACTTCCATGGCTATCCATGGCTAATTCATCGATTAACTTACAGAAGAAATAATCATAAAAATATTCATGTTAGAGGGTATAGAGAAAATAGAAAGATAGGAATTGATGCGGGATACTTAGCACCCTTCTTGAAAGGAAGAGGAGGAATAACTACTCCATTACAACTCGCAATTCTTAACCAGATAGATAGGTTCAGTATTGCTATGGATGTTATAGAAAGGGTTGAAGCGTTGCAGGATGAAGGTGGATATTACAAAGATCTTTTGAAAAATAAGCAGATTGAAGCCTTGGAATATGCTTACAATCATGGTGTTGATAAAGAATTTGATGAAATAGAACTTTAATTAGAAAGTAAATAATATCTAAAGCTTAATAAAAGGGGAAGGAATTAGCGCCTTCCCCTTTTTATTTAATTTAAAAAATAATTTTTGAAGGGTACGATTTTGACCCTGTGGTAGTAATAATATTTTAAACAGGTAAAATAATTAGGTGAAATAGGGATTTAGGGGGGATATGAAATGAGAAAAGAAATTTTAGTAGTTTTTATGGTTCTTCTTTTAATTGTTTCCGGATGTGCTCCAAAGACTAATGTTACCCAAGCTCAAGTTACCATATTGACTCCAGTAAATGGCTCCTCTGTACCTGGCTCAGGACTTGTAGATATAATAGCAGAAGTAAATAGTAGTGTGTCCGTAAGCAGGGTAAGATTTTATGTAGATGGAGAGTTTTTAGCTGAGAAAACTGTTACTCCATATAAGGCTACTTGGGATACTAGTTATTATAAACATGGTACAGCCCACACTATAAAAGTAGAGGCGTTGGATGGTAGTGGAAAGGTTATTGGTTCTTCCTCCATAGTTTGTTATATAAATGTGGAATGGACAATTTTAATGTATCTTGATGGACATAATGACCTTGAAAATTACATTCAACAAGATATTTCTTATATAAGTTCTTTTTCAAGGACTGACGGTGTAAATATAGTCATATTAGCTGGTCCTAAGCGATATGTTGCTGAATCTTACTTGTATTACTTTCATAATGGAAAATTAGATATTCTCGAATCTGGACTCTATAATTTTGGGAATAGTAATCTTTTGTATTACTTTTTAAAGTATAGTGTAAGTAATTTTCCTGCTAAAAGATATTTGGTGGTTTTGGAAAATCATGGTAGTGGTTGGAGGGCTCCAGCAAGGGAAGATAGAGACATATGCTTTGATGAGATATCTGGAGATTCTTTGACTATTCCTGAGCTGAGAGAAGGTTTGAGTTATTTTACCGATATAGGGAAAAAGATTGATCTTCTCTACTTTGATGCTTGCGTGATGGGAAATTTAGAAGTTGCCTATGAATTAAAAGATGTGGCTAATTATTTAGTATTTTCTGAGGCTAATGTTATTGGACAAACAAGATGGGATCAAATAATGAGTTATATTTTAAGTAATCCATCAACAACTCCAGAAAGCTTAGGAAGAAAGATTATAGATATATATTATAGTAATTATTCTATCAAACCTATTACCATGTCTTTAATTGACTTAAGTAAGATAAGTGCAATTTTAGGTGAACTTTATTACTTTTCCAGTTATTTGATGAATACTTTACCTGATTCTGCAAGTGCAATAATGAATATAAGGTTGAATACTTTATCTTTTGAGCCTTATGGTGGCTCAAATAAAGAATATATTGATATAAATGATTTTGCTTACAAAATTATTAATAATTCCAACTACAATGAACTTACAAATTCTGCCTATAATTTAGTCAATTATGTAAGTAGTGCTGTTCTGTATCATAGATATAGTGGATTTAATTATACTTGTGGTCTTTCTATTTGGTTTCCTGCTACTGTTGAAGATTTTTTAAAGGGTTACAATAAATATAAAGAGCTAAAATTCTATAACAATTCAGGTGGATTTAGTTGGTATTCCTTTATCGTTAATGAATTGTATTATTATTTCCAAGTTTCGCTTCCTGGCTTTTGATTTATGCCTTTTTTTATGTTATAAATTTAAGCAAAAAATAAGAGAGGTAGGGGGCATGAAAAAGTTAACATTCTTGCTGAGCTTTGTGGTTTTCTTTGTTTTCTTAAATGTTTTATCTTATGCAGATTATTCTGAACCTGATGCAAGTATTGTTATTAGCCAAAATACATTGAATAAGTTTTTAGATGTAATAGGTGAAGTAAAAAAGACTGATAAATTTAATATTTCAGGAGTTAGAGGAGAGTATACATGGATAGTTAGGAATCCAAGAATAATTTTGAGTAAGGACAAAGCAAGATTTCAAGCAGATGTTACTGTTTCTCTGAAGATGCCACCTTTAAGCTATTCTACGCCTGCTTATGGAGAGGTATCAGTAAAGTATGATCATGGAAATAATAAAATAAACATTAAAGTGGAAAAAGTAGCTTTTGAAGTTGCCTTTAATATTCTGGGGAGAAAGATAGTTGTAGGTGAGGTGGATCTTTCTAAGATATATCAAATAGCCTTTACTTTTCCAGGACCTAAACCTTTTGAGAGCTTTACAGAGGTAAATATGCCTGATGGAAGTAAAAAGAAGATAAAGATTGATACTATTCCTGTTTTAATGCTTGACGAAGGAAAAATAGTAGTAGGAACACAATTAAATTATACCTACCTGGGAGATTAATAAAGGAGGTAGTTTAATTTTCTAATTATTTTAAAATTGAGATTTTAGGGTTATAATATTATTAAATGCTTAATAAGGAAAAATGTATCTAAGAAATATTGGGGGAAAGAGTTAGTAAATGTACAAAATAAAATGGGATAAAGAAACCTCTGGTATTTTATTATCAGACTCCCCAGAAGATACAATCATACCGCCTCGTCCTGTATATTTTGAAGAATTAGATCTTCTTGGTTTTGATAAATATTGGGATTATCCTAAGTGTGAAGAACCGCTACTTTGGGGGTTAAGAGTAGGCTTATAAAGGTAGAGTGATATAGGAATGGATCTAAATATTTACGAATTTTTAAGAAAATTACAGGAGGAAGAATTAAATGAGTTCTAAAAAACAGTCAGTTTGCGGAATTAGTAAATATGGAACAATCGGTTTTAGAGAAAATTGGTTAAGATCCTTTCTCAATAAGAAAAAAAAGTGGTTTAAAAATAATAATTTGAGCTCTTTTCAATATAAAATTTTTGTTAAATGGTTGAGAGATTCGGAAATATTAAACAAAAATGAGATAACATATTTAGGACGTAAACTCATGGAAATATTTAACAATGACGAACTTTTGGTATGGGAAATTATCTGGACAAACTTATTTTACAATTCTATCATTATGAAGTGGTATTTAACAAGTATTCCGTGGTCGACCTCTATAAAGAGGAGTGATCTTAAGCATAATCTCAAAGAAAGTTTTCCATCTTTTAAAGATAAAACTCTTGATACTGCTTTTTCTTGCTTAATTAACACTTTTAGGTCGAATAATTTTGTTAATAAATTAAATCTTGGAGTTATTGAAAAGAGAGGTAAAGAGGTATATGTCAAAAAAATAGGCACTAACAATGTTCATCCATTGGCTGTTCTCTACTCTTTGTATAGGTATGCTATCTCCAAGAATAAATATAAACTTACTGTCTCTGAACTTTATAGACAGGAAAATAAAGATGGAGGACCTTATTTAATTTTTGGTATTTCGAGGCCAGCTCTTGAAAATATTTTACGCTGGCTACAAGAGAGTAAAAAAGGCTTTATAAGGGTGGATCTTGTGGCTGATTTAGACAATATCTATCTTTCTGAAGATATTAAAGATTATAAAAAACTATTAGACTATTACTAGGGAAATCATGAGAATAAGTGGTTTTAGATATGGAACTTTTGGTATGAGAAGGGAGTGGATAAGTAGCTTTCTAAGTAGAGGGAGGGAGTTTTTTGAGAATAACTCCTTAGGGCCAAGACAAATTGAAGCCTTTATTTGGTACCTTAGAGATACGGAGCTTATAGATGGGAAGTTAAATTTAACTGAGCTTTTTTGTATACTTAAAAAGATATTTGAAATAGAAGGAATTAATTCTAAAGTTTTATGGGGGGATAATTTGGGTGAATTTATGCTTTAATGCTCCTCTTTTCAATTGGTGGGCTAATGTACCTGTAGGAAAATATTCAAGAGAAAATATTATTAATCTTTTGGCTAATTCTTATGGAAAAATGAACAAAACTATTTTAAATGGTTACTCAAGTATTGTAGAAACTCTTGGTAAGAGTCCTATAGGAGAACTACTGGGACAAGGGTTAGTAGAAAGAAAAGGTAAAAGAGTAATAAGTGTTGTTAAAAATGGAGGAAAGGATATATCTTCTATTGTGGTTCTATATAACTTGTATAGATTTTCTGAAAAAAGAGGGGTTTATAAGATTAATTTAGAAGAGATAGAAAACGATGAACTTTCTCCTCAAAAGATTTTTACTATTTCCTCTTTTGAGGTAGAGGATATTTTGAAGAATTCCATCTATGACTCCTTCTTTAGGGTGGGGTTTGAGGAGAGGAAGGTTAGTATTTTTTTAGACAAAGGCATTAATAGTATTAGTCTATTAAAAACATATGTGGGGGGCTTATAAGATGAAGTATAAGGATGTGATAGAGCTTTATGAATATTTTCAGCCCGTGTATGATATAACTTCAGAATACGGAAATTATTGGAAACAGTTTATACCAACTAAAACCTTTTTAGAAACATTAAAAAGATTTTTAGGTTCCTTGGAAGCAGAAAAAGGTTCTCCAAATAGAAAGTCTATTTGGATTCAGGGAGCTTATGGTACGGGAAAAAGTCATGCTACAGGAGTAATAAAACATCTTTTATGGGATGACTTGGAGGAGATTGAGGATTTTATTGAGAAGATAGATGATGTACAACTTAGAGAAAAATTACGAAGTTTTAGAAGAGAAAATAAAGTTTTTCCTGTTACTTTAAAGGGAGTATCAGGGATAAGTGATCCAAAAACTTTAAGCCTTGCTATTGAGGAAGCTGTAAAGGAAGCCTTAAAGAGAGAAGGTATAGAGGTACGTACACAAAGTGAATTTGAAAGATATATTGAAAAAATGTATGATGACTCTATAAATTGGGATAAGATTATAGAAAAAAATATAGAATTAAAGGCTCTTGTAGGGGATCTTGAAGGTCTTTTAAGAGAACTAAAGAATAGAAATGTTGATGTATTAAGGGCTTTAGATAGATCTTGGGATCTCAATATTCCTCATCCTAAGATAGAAAATTGGTTGGGAGAAGTTCTAAAGGAGTTACAGGGGAAAGGAATAAGTTCTATTGCTATTTATTGGGATGAGTTTACTCCTTTGATGGAGCTTTCCATAAGTTCTTCTATCTTAAACATTCTTCAAAATATTGCAGAAAAAAGTCTTAGCGAGAATATATTCCTCCTTATTATAAGTCACAGAAGACCTGAACAGAGTCAAATTTCCAACGTGGATTATGAGAAGATTTTGGGTAGATTTCATTTTATAGAATATTCTATGGAGAACATAACTACCTTTCATATAATATCTAATGCCATAAGAAAAAAGGACGAGAAAAGGTGGAGAGAGGTTCGAGAGGAAGTACATAACAAAAATCCTGGATTAAATAGAATAATGCAGAAATTGATTGGAATAGACCTCTCTTTGATAAATGTAACTAAAAATCTTTTTCCCATTCATCCTTATACAGCTACTATTGCTACTGCTATTTCTCAGTATATTGGATCTTCAGAGAGAAGTATATTTAACTTTTTGTATGACCAAGAAAAGGGATTTCAAAAGTTTATATCTGAATACCCTGATGGTAATAATGGCAAAGAATATTTCTTAACAGCTGATTTTCTGTGGGACTTTTTTCTTGATGATTTTGAAAGAAAACCTCCAGAAAAAGTAGGGCCTATATTGAGTAAATATTCTTTACATAGAGATGCTTTAGAGAAAAAGAGTCCGCATCATTCTGCTATATTTAAAGGAATTCTGCTTTTAAATCTATTGCATTCCTTTATCGGTATATCTTCATTAAAAGGTGGGTTTTATTCTCCTTCTGAGGAAAATATAAAAGATATGTTCTTAGGAACAAGCCATGAAAATTACGTGGATGAAGTTTTGATTGACATTGATAAATTGGGTTATGTTTCTAAAACACCCGATGGGCTATTTTTGATATCCTTAACCCCACTTCCTCCTCAGGAAATTAATACTGAAAAAGAAATATTAAAGAGAGAATACGAAGATGTCACAAAACTTATACATAAGGAGTTAAAAGATGAATTAGAAAAAGCTCTTTTTGGAAATATTCTAAGAGAGGTTGAATTTCAGATATATTGGAGTGGAATTAAAGATTTTGATTTAAAGAGAAAATTTAAAATTGACTTTCGTAAGCCTCACTCTTTACATATTGCTCTATTCTTATCCAAAGATAAAAGAGAAATTGGTGATATTAAAAACACTATAAAAAAGTTAATTGAAGAAGAGGGGATAACTGAAAGAAACTTAATTTTTATTATTTCTGATACTGATTTAGGGGTAGATAATTATGAAAAGATTATTGAGTATCTTGCGAGAGAGAAAGTTGCAAATACCCACTCTTATAAAGAGGAAGCAGATATTAATAGAGATTATGTGAAAAGGCTCATAGAAGATTGGGTAAATAAAATAAAGAGGGGTTATTTTGATGTATATCATCAAAATGAAAGTGGTACACTCGAGTCCTATCCTAGGTTGAGTGTAGTAAGTTTAGAAGATCGCTTAAATAAAGTGATATCTCCTAAAATATTTAGATTTGGGTTAGAAAACATAGAAGAGCTAACTAAAAATATTAATATATGGAAAACAAGCCATTCTGAAAAGGTTGCGGGCATTTTTCTTTCTACAAATACACTAAGTGAGTTGGAAGAAGAAACAAAAAGTGCTCCTTATAGATATTTGAGAGGTATATTTATGAACAATAGAGGAGAGTATATTGTAGATAAAAATTTAAGGTTCCACAATAATGTTGATATAGATCATCCTACAGTGAGAATATGCAGAGAG
Coding sequences:
- a CDS encoding phosphoketolase family protein, translating into MLEKLNDYWKACCYLAAGMIYLWDNPLLKEPLKPEHIKERLLGHWGASPGLSFVYIHGNRVINKYDLNCIFIAGPGHGAPGVIAPAYLEGTISELYSQFSQDEEGMKNLFKAFSFPGGLGSHCTPELPGSIQEGGELGYSLAHAFGAVFDHKDLIAITVVGDGEAETGPLATCWHSNKFLNPVRDGAVLPVLLLNGYKINNPTILSRIENEELISLFKGYGYEPYIVEGEESLEVHEKMASAMDSAVEKIISIWEEARSKNKPFRPYWPMIILRTPKGWTAPRKVGNHYVEGYWRAHQVPFSDAKENPKSLEVLEAWLRSYEPQKLFTPEGKLREDLRDLAPKGEKRMSATHYANGGLLRRELKLPDLKSFAVSVKTPIQDEAENTRPLGLFLKEIIRLNPDNFRVFGPDETKSNRLDAVFEFGKAWMAKVLPEDEDEGYLSPFGRTMEMLSEHTLEGWLEGYLLTGRHGFLNTYEGFAPIISSMVNQFGKWLDISSDIPWRAPISSLNLLLTSVVWRQDHNGFTHQDPGFITSIVDKWPNVVRVYFPPDANTLLCTAWHCFQTTNRINIIVIDKQKHPQYLSIEDAFKHAMKGIGIWDFASNHPEHEPDVVIASCGDIPTKEAIYAVRMLKKLFPELKIRFVNVLNLFTLTPNTEHPDGLSDREFDSYFTKDKPVIFNFHGYPWLIHRLTYRRNNHKNIHVRGYRENRKIGIDAGYLAPFLKGRGGITTPLQLAILNQIDRFSIAMDVIERVEALQDEGGYYKDLLKNKQIEALEYAYNHGVDKEFDEIEL
- a CDS encoding DUF2207 domain-containing protein, whose protein sequence is MKRFLKIFLIIFFLLSLTYAKEYVIREANLTYDILPTGEIEVKNQLTYDFSGSFSRAWMTIPKGGYSIREISVGEIIDEVYLGYTYHRETSEKIPQTFDVVEDNNQYKITWFYRANDTNKTFVIKYKLVKALKVYNDVAEFYWKVWGGDWDIGLPALWVEVNLPSSIESTEDVLYWLHPKIDGKIGIRKDYKGIVAFAGNIPPHQWVEVRVVFPKSYLSNLDPSKVELIPKDGKALILDEEQKWQREELARQERVNLFIKVLSILAILLLFLGIFLPLRIYFKYGREPKVEYYRDYEQEPPADIPPAWVEALVNQSSSLSANSIVTSTLELARRGYIKIQEEEKKGLLGVKYKEYKIIILDKELENDLSEELRLLLEELKSFGEEFYISELKKKDLRGFKRKFDRIVKNYVFKEKKWINEEGKYKLYGIIALWIVVGILLFMVFSFSSFLKNELSFLMVFFWFILVINIVISAIFIHPVQRYSPEGKLLALRWKAFKRYLKDFSLLSERPPSSLVLWERYLVYATVFGVAKEVLRVMQMLNVPVDQITWYVPASTISSMNIAESIQSFSSSLESFSNAFTSSVASSTSSGSSSGGGGGGGGGGGGAG
- a CDS encoding clostripain-related cysteine peptidase, with amino-acid sequence MRKEILVVFMVLLLIVSGCAPKTNVTQAQVTILTPVNGSSVPGSGLVDIIAEVNSSVSVSRVRFYVDGEFLAEKTVTPYKATWDTSYYKHGTAHTIKVEALDGSGKVIGSSSIVCYINVEWTILMYLDGHNDLENYIQQDISYISSFSRTDGVNIVILAGPKRYVAESYLYYFHNGKLDILESGLYNFGNSNLLYYFLKYSVSNFPAKRYLVVLENHGSGWRAPAREDRDICFDEISGDSLTIPELREGLSYFTDIGKKIDLLYFDACVMGNLEVAYELKDVANYLVFSEANVIGQTRWDQIMSYILSNPSTTPESLGRKIIDIYYSNYSIKPITMSLIDLSKISAILGELYYFSSYLMNTLPDSASAIMNIRLNTLSFEPYGGSNKEYIDINDFAYKIINNSNYNELTNSAYNLVNYVSSAVLYHRYSGFNYTCGLSIWFPATVEDFLKGYNKYKELKFYNNSGGFSWYSFIVNELYYYFQVSLPGF
- a CDS encoding DUF4007 family protein, which produces MSSKKQSVCGISKYGTIGFRENWLRSFLNKKKKWFKNNNLSSFQYKIFVKWLRDSEILNKNEITYLGRKLMEIFNNDELLVWEIIWTNLFYNSIIMKWYLTSIPWSTSIKRSDLKHNLKESFPSFKDKTLDTAFSCLINTFRSNNFVNKLNLGVIEKRGKEVYVKKIGTNNVHPLAVLYSLYRYAISKNKYKLTVSELYRQENKDGGPYLIFGISRPALENILRWLQESKKGFIRVDLVADLDNIYLSEDIKDYKKLLDYY
- a CDS encoding DUF4007 family protein; this translates as MNLCFNAPLFNWWANVPVGKYSRENIINLLANSYGKMNKTILNGYSSIVETLGKSPIGELLGQGLVERKGKRVISVVKNGGKDISSIVVLYNLYRFSEKRGVYKINLEEIENDELSPQKIFTISSFEVEDILKNSIYDSFFRVGFEERKVSIFLDKGINSISLLKTYVGGL